The Deltaproteobacteria bacterium sequence CGCGGCGTCGGCCCCGGGCTCGGCGCTGAAGACGACGTAGGTCTTCAACTTGCCTTCGAGGTGGGAGAGGACGCGGGCCAGCTCCGCGAGCGTGGCGCGCGTGCAGGCGCAGCGCGGGTGTGCGACCACCACCAGCGTGGGCTCCGCGGGATCGCGCGCGAGGTGGCTCGCGGTCGGCCACTGCGCGGGCGGCGCGGCGCGGACGCCGGGCGCGAAGCTGTAGCGGGAGAGCGAGAACAGCCCGGCGACGACCAGCGTCGCCCACACTGCGCCCAGGCCCAGCCACACCCAGTTCGACGGGCCGCGCTTCAGGCGGGCCTCCGCGCGCTGGCGCTGGCGGCCGCAGTCGACCGGCGAATCTCCGTGACGCGCACCGCTTGCCTCAACGTATCCAGCAGCTGCGCCGGGTCATACGGCTTGAAGAGCAGCGAGAAGTTGTTGCGGTCGTCGGGGCGGCTCTTGGTGAACTCGCGATAGCCGGTGATCACCACGCCCCAGACATCGGCGCGCATGGCGCGGGCGCGCTGCAAGAGCTCCAGCCCATCCATGCCGGGCATGCGGAAGTCGGTGCAGATGACGTCGAACGGCGCGGACTCGAACAGCTTGAGCGCCTCTTCACCGGAGCTGGCGAGGCTGACGTCGTAGTCCAGCGAGAGCAGTGCCGCCGTGGTCTCCAACAGCGCCGGGTCGTCGTCGACGACCAGGATTCGCGCGCGGACCGGTCCTGGGCCCTTCATTGGTCCTGCTCTCGTCTCTCCCCGACCGCTTGTTCCAATGACGACAGTACCCGCAGGTCGTTACACGATGGAAGGAATTGTGAAACCAAAACGGGAGTGCATTTGTCGACTATGCCCGCGTGGGTGTCCGCCCTGCCCGGTCGGTTTTCCCGAGGTGAATTTCACTCAGAGTGCGTGTGACCAGGCGAGATCGCCTGAGATCTTTTGAAGTTCCGGTCTGCACACATCGACTCGACACGACGCGCCCCGCGTCGGCGAGACCACCCGGTTGGGCACTCGGGCGCGCCCTAGCTGGGGGTGATCCCCAGTTCGCGGAGCACCTCGGCCGTATGCTCGCCGAGCTTGGGAGCAGGCAAGCTCCGGACGTCGCCGAGCTTCAAGGGCGAGAGCAGCTCGGTGGCGCCGTTTGCGCTGCGGGTCAGGCCGCGCGCGGTGAAGAAGGCATCGCTGAGCACCTCGTCGCCCTCGCGCACGGGCTCGATGCAGAGATCCTTGTCGGCGAGAAACGCCTCCCACTCGGCGAGCGTCTTGCTCGCCACCACCTCGGCGACAGCGGCGCGAACCGGCACCGCGTCCTCGCCCGTGGCGTACGCGCGCGCCTCGAGGTCCGGCCGGTCGATGGCCTGACAGAAGCCCATCCAGAACTTCGGCTCCAGCGCGCCCACGCTGAGCGCGCGGCCGTCCTTCGTCTTGTAGAGGCCGTACACGGGCGTGCCGCCGTTGAGCAGCTCGCGGCCGCGCTGCAGAGGCGGTGACGCGTCGCCCATCAGGAGCCGCGCGCCGAGGTGCGGCTGAAGGAAGGCGATGCCCGCGTCGGCCAGCGCCACGTCGAGGTGGCGGCCCTTGCCGGTGCGGTCGCGCTCGACCACTGCCGCGAGCAGCGCCGTGGCCCCCAGCAACGCCCCGCCGATGTCGGCGATCTGCACGCCGGGAAACGCGGGCAGCGCCGAAGGATCGCCGCCCAGGCCAATCACGCCCGTGCGCGAGAGGTAGTTGAGATCGTGTCCCGCGCGCTTGGCCAAGGGCCCCGTCTGCCCGTAGCCCGAGAGCGAGAGCATGATCACCTTTGGGTTCACGGCGGCGAGCTGCGCGTAGCCCAGCCCCATCTTGTCCATCACGCCCGGCCGGAAGCTCTCCACGACGATGTCGTAGGTGGCGAGCAGCTTCTTGAAGACGTCCGCGTCGGCGGGCTTGCGGAGGTCGAGCGCGATGGAGCGCTTGTTGCGGTTGAGGGCGAGAAATATCGCGTTCACGTCGCCGTGCAGGGGCGGCATGTGGCGCAGGTAGTCGCCGCCGGACTCCGGGTCCTCCACCTTCACCACGTCGGCGCCCAGGTCCGCGAGCAGCAGCGTGCAGTACGGCCCGGGCAGCAGCCGTGAGAGGTCGAGGATCTTCAAGCCGGTGAGCGAGCCCATGGGCACCCCAAGCGCGAGAACGAAAAAGGGGAACGGCCGGAGCCGCTCCCCTCGTTCATGATTGAAACGAAATGGTTAAGCGAGGAGCTTGCCGAGCTTCATGGCCAGGCCCATGTCCATGGGCTTGAACTTGAGCTTGCCGCTCATGGCCGCCATCTGCGCGTTGAGCTCCTTCTTGCGGATCTTGACGAAGTCGGCGTCGCCCACGGTCACGGTCATCTTCGACGCGCCGTTGAGGCCCTCGCTCACCCAGCCGTCGGCC is a genomic window containing:
- a CDS encoding response regulator, translating into MKGPGPVRARILVVDDDPALLETTAALLSLDYDVSLASSGEEALKLFESAPFDVICTDFRMPGMDGLELLQRARAMRADVWGVVITGYREFTKSRPDDRNNFSLLFKPYDPAQLLDTLRQAVRVTEIRRSTAAASASARRPA
- a CDS encoding SCP2 sterol-binding domain-containing protein; the protein is MTPKSILEQEIPTVLKAKPELAKEINAVIHFDVTGPTGGKWTLDLTKADGWVSEGLNGASKMTVTVGDADFVKIRKKELNAQMAAMSGKLKFKPMDMGLAMKLGKLLA
- a CDS encoding CoA transferase, producing MGSLTGLKILDLSRLLPGPYCTLLLADLGADVVKVEDPESGGDYLRHMPPLHGDVNAIFLALNRNKRSIALDLRKPADADVFKKLLATYDIVVESFRPGVMDKMGLGYAQLAAVNPKVIMLSLSGYGQTGPLAKRAGHDLNYLSRTGVIGLGGDPSALPAFPGVQIADIGGALLGATALLAAVVERDRTGKGRHLDVALADAGIAFLQPHLGARLLMGDASPPLQRGRELLNGGTPVYGLYKTKDGRALSVGALEPKFWMGFCQAIDRPDLEARAYATGEDAVPVRAAVAEVVASKTLAEWEAFLADKDLCIEPVREGDEVLSDAFFTARGLTRSANGATELLSPLKLGDVRSLPAPKLGEHTAEVLRELGITPS
- a CDS encoding RedB protein, translated to MWLGLGAVWATLVVAGLFSLSRYSFAPGVRAAPPAQWPTASHLARDPAEPTLVVVAHPRCACTRATLAELARVLSHLEGKLKTYVVFSAEPGADAAWTDSDTVRQARRIPGVDVVLSQDEARLFHGQVSGEAFLFSAAGELVFSGGLTPSRGHEGDNPGKSAVLSYVLDGKTRTHDMPAFGCALEGPQSNPG